A stretch of DNA from Cellulomonas xiejunii:
CCGGTCGCACCGACTCCAGGGAGACGAACTTGCCGTGCCACGTCGCGTCGTACGCGCCCTGCGCGGCCTGCTCGGGCGTCGCCCCCGGGACGGCGAGCAGCTTGCGGTACGTGCGCACCTCGTACGCGAGAGCCTTGTCGAACCTGGCCCACATCACGTCCATGCGGTCACCGGCAGTGACCGACGTGAGGCCGTCGTCGTCGTGCACCATGCTCGACAGGTCGGCGCGCCCCTGCTCGCCCTTGGCGCGGTCCTGCGCGAGCGCGGCCAGCTCCGCCTTCTCGGCGACCTTGCTGTCCTTGACCTTCTGGGCCTTGACGTCCTTCGCGGACGGGGCCGCGGACCCGCTGCCGAACAGCTTCTTGAACGGGTTGGAGAACCGGCGCACGGCCCGCGACCCGGTCTCCTGCACGACGTGCGCGATCTCGTGGGCGAGCACCTTCTCCCCCACCGCATCGTGCGGGGCGAACCGGCCGTTGCCGAAGAAGATGTCGTCGCCGGTCGTGAACGCCTCGGCGGACATCGCGCGCGACAGCCGCCCGGCCTCGGGTCCGGTGTGCACCCGCACGTGACCCAGGTCCGTGCCGAACGCCTGCTCCATGCGGCGCCGCACGGGCCCGGGCAGCCCGGTGCCGCCGGAGCGCGCGGCCTCGACCTTCGAGGTCACGTCGGCGTCCAGCGCCCCGCCGTCGGCGCCCACGACGCCCGCGGCGCCGTCGAAGGAGCGGCGCAGGTGCCCGCAGCCGGGCGTGTGCCGGTGCGGGTCCGCACCGTCCAGGCGCGCCAGCGCGGCGTCGGCCAGGGCGTCGGCGGCGTGCTCCGCGTGGTCGTCGGCGGCACCGACCGTCAGCGTGGCGGCCGCAGGACGCAGCACCTCGGGCGCGGCCGGTGCGGCGGTCTGCGGGCCGGCTGCGGCCGGCGCGGCCGCTGTCGGCACGGGGACGCGCGCGTGGTGTGAGCTCATCGGGGCCTCCGGTGACGGTGCGCGGACGGGGTGGGCACGGGGGTGCCCGCGCCCAGCCTCACCGGGGGCGCACCTGCGCACATCGGTAAGCACTACGCATGTTCGTGCGCAGCTCACCACCGCGGGTCGGTCAGCCGCCGTCCCAGCTTGGCGACCTCGCGCAGCGTCGCGGCGCGCACGTGCCGCATGCCCAGGGGCGCGCGTGCGGCGACGGCGTCGTAGGTCGCCGCGAGCACGACGTTGCGGATGTCGCCGCCGCACACCTCGACGCTCTCGGCCAGGAGGTCCAGGTCGACCGGGTCGTCCGGGTCGGTGCCGGGCAGCTGCGCGAGGTGGTGCGACCACAGGGCCCGGCGCGTCGGCACGTCGGGGTCGGGGAAGTGCACCATGAAGTGCAGGCGCCGGGCGAAGGCCGGGTCGAGGTTGCCGCGCAGGTTCGTCGCCAGGATCGTCAGGCCCTCGGCGGCCTCCATGCGCTGCAGCAGGTACGCGACCTCCTGGTTGGCGTACCGGTCCTTGGCGTCGGTGACCGCGGACCGTGAGCCGAACAGTGCGTCCGCCTCGTCGAAGAACAGCACGGCGTTGAGCGACTCGGCCTGCCCGAACACGCGCTCGAGGTTCTTCTCCGTCTCCCCGATGTACTTGTCGACGACCGCCGACAGGTCCACCTGGAACAGGTCCATGCCGAGCGTGTCGGCCACGACGTGCGCGGCGAGGGTCTTGCCGGTGCCGGGGCTGCCGGAGAACAGCGCGCTGATGCCGGTGCCCTTGCCGCCCTTGCCGTGCAGGTCCCCCAGCGCGAGCACGTCGTCGCGGTGCCGCGCCCACGCCACGAGCCGCTCGACCTCGAGGCGCGTGTGGTCGGGCAGCACGAGGTCGTCGAGGGTCGCGGCCGTGCCCTGCGTCCGCACGCGCGAGCCGGCGACCCCGCCGAGGCGGCGGGCGGTGCGGCGCACGTCGTCGACGTCGACGCCGCGCTCCTCGCGGGCGGCGTCGGCGCGCGCCCGCCGGCCGACCTTGACGATCTCCTCGGGGGTCATGCGCAGCGACACGACGTCCGGCGTCGCGACGTCCGGGCCGGTCATGACGGCCCACCGCTCGGCGCGCTGCGCGAGGGTCAGGCGCCCGGCGGTGACGGTCGGGGGCAGCGACGGCGCCCAGCGGGGGTCCCACACGGTGGCGCCCACGGCCACCACGGGCACGGCGCCGTCGGCGACGAGCCGCACGAGGTCCGGCCCGGCGAGGTGCGCCCCGGCGAGGACCAGGACGCTGCGGCCCAGCACCGCCTCGAGCTGCGCCGCCCGCACGGCCTCGTGCAGCGTCGCGGTGTCCGGCCCCTCGGCCCCGGCGGGGAAGGGCAGGCGCGTCAGGTCGACGACGACGCACGCGACGTCGAGCTCGCGGCACGCGGCCACCGCCAGGCCCGTGCCCGCCGCGCCGACGGGTGCGTGCACCCACACCAGCGGCTCGTCGGCCGCGAGCGCCGCCGCGACGTCCGCGTACCCGGCGACGTCGGCGGGCACGGCCTCGGCCAGCAGCGGGCGGACCTCGGCGGCGGCGTCCGATCGCCCCAGCAGGTGCGCGACGACCCGGGGACGCAGACCGACGCGCGTGGTCGCGAACGTCGCACCGGCCACGAGCCGCAGCAGACCGGCCCGCCGCAGGGGACCGCCGGGCGCCAGGCGCGCGTGCGCCACCGGGTCGACGACGGACGCACCGGCCAGCTCGAGCGCGAGCGCGAGCGTCGGCAGGCCCGCGGCGCCGTCACCGGCGAGCAGCCCGCACAGCAGGTGCGCGACGGGGTGCGTCTCGGCGAGCAGCGCGACCGCGACGACCTGCCGGTCCGACGGGGCCAGGGCGCACGCGTCCGCGAGGTCGTCGAGGGCCGGTCCGAGGGCGTCGAGGCCCGGCGCGTCGCTCGTCAGCGCGTCGAGCGCGGCCCGGGCCGCCGGCGCGTCGGCCCACGCCGCACCGCGTCGTCCGACCGCTGCCTCGAACGCCCGCGTCGTCGACGACGTGCCACTCACCGCACTCCCCCACCTCCGCCGAGGTCGTGCCCGGCCCGCACGCGGTCGGTCCGCGCGCACTTCGGCACCCTGGCACCCCGCACGACGGCCCGTCGAGCCCGCGGCGGAAGGTTCGGTAGCGATTACCGATGCCGTCCGCGCGGGGTCGTCCGTAGCGTGGGGCCACCCGACGGCAGGTCTCGCAGCACTCTCCTGCGCGCCGGCACCGGACGGGCGTGTCCGTGTTCCGCAGCCCGTCGGGAGGTGCCGTGCTCATTCCTGCCGTGCAGGACGGGCTGGAACGACTGCTGCGCACCGCGCTGCCGCTGAGCGAGCAGCAGGGCGACGTCGTCTTCGACGCCCCGACGTCCACCTGGTCGGCCACGGTGAACCGCCTGACGGTGAACCTCTTCCTGTACGACGTGGCGCGCTCGAGCCTGCCCGCGCGCATGGAGGCGCCCGTGCGGCACGCCGACGGCACGGTCGCGCGCCGCCGGTTCCCGCTGCCCATGGTCGAGCTCAGCTTCCTGGTCAGCGCGTGGGCCGGGTCGACGCGCGACGAGCACCAGCTGCTGGGCGACGTGCTGACGCGGCTGATCGCGCACCCGACCGTCCCGGCCGAGCTCGCGCCCGCCGCGCTGGCCTCCCCCGTGCAGCTCGCGATCGCGTCCGACGAGCGCAACCGCCCCCGCGACCTGTGGTCGTCGCTCGGCGGGCAGGTGCGCGCGTCGTTCACGCTGGTGGCGACCGTGGCCGCGGACGCCTACCCGTGGCAGGACGCGCCGACGGCCGTCGCCGGTGTCGAGGCCGCACTCTCGCCCCACGTCGACGGGCGACGATGAGAGCGGTCAGCGCACCCAGCGCCCTGGAGGTCGCGCCCGGCGGTACCGGGACGGTCCCCCTGGAGGTGCAGAACACCTCCGGCGTGATCGACGAGCTGACCGTCCAGGTGCTCGGCGTGCCCGCCGGCGCGGTGGACGCGAGCCCGAGCCGCGTCGTGCTGTTCCCCGACGCGACCGCGCACGTGCAGCTGACGTTCCGGCTCCCCGAGACGTTCCCCGCGGGCACCCACGTGCTCTCGGTCGTGCTGACGGGCCGAGCCGGTGGTGCGGCGCCCGCGCCGCTGCCGGTCGAGCTCACCGTGCCCGCGCGGCCGGCCGCCCGGCTCGGCGCCGCGCCCACGCTCGTGCGCGCGCGACGGCGCGCCGCGTACACCGTGCGGGCCACCAACACCGGCAACGTGCCCCTGGACCTCGCGCTGCGGACGGTCGACACCGACCGCGCGCTGAGCGCGACCCTCACGCCGTCGACCCTGCACGTGCCGGTGGCGGGGGTCGCGACCAGCACGGTCGTGGTCCACGCGCCGCGCCGGCTGCTCGGTTCCGACCAGGACCGGGCGGTGCGGGTCGAGGCCGCGGGTGTGGGCGACGACGCGGCGCGCGGCGACGTCCTGCTGACGCTGCGGCACCGGCCGCTCGTGGGCCGCGGCGTCGTCACGGCGCTCGTGCTGCTCGCGATCATCGCGGCGTGGGCGGCGGCGATGTGGTTCGGGATGCGCATGGCGCTGGGTGCCGAGCCCGTCGGCAAGGTCGCCGCGGGGTCGTTCTACGCCGCGACCGTGGGCGCCGGCGCCACCCCGGACGGTGCGCTCGCCAAGGACGGCGCCGTCCCTGTCGCCGTGGGCGCGACCCTGGCGGGCACGGTCATCTCCGCCGTCGACGGCGAGGGCGTGGGACGGCTGACGGTCGACGCGCTGCGCCGCACGCGCGACGGCCTCGTCGTCGTGTCCTCGGCCGCGACGCAGGCGGACGGCACGTACACGATGTCGGGCCTGTTCCCCGGCCCGTACCTGGTGCGCGTGCAGGCCGCGGGCTACCCGAGCGTCTGGTACCCGGCGGCCCCCGACGACACGTCCGCGCGCGCCGTCCAGGCGCCCGCGCAGCAGAGCACCGAGGGCGTCGACCTGCGCGTCGAGGGCGACCCGGCGTCGCTGACCGGGACGGTCGAGGTGGGGCAGACCACGCGCGAGGTCGTCGTCGACGTCACCGCGACGGCCGCGTGGGACGGCGCGGACCCGGCGCTGACGTGGACGACCACGACGCAGGGCGGCACCTACGTGTTCGAGGGCCTGCCCGCGCCCGGCACCTACGCCCTGACGTTCACGGCCGAGGGCTACGCCCCGACCACCGCGACCGAGCGCGTCCTCGGCGGGCAGCAGCGCATCGCGACGGCCGTGACGCTCGGCGCCGGCACGGGCCAGGTCACGGGCGTCGTCACCGACGGCGTCAACCGCCTCGGCGGCGTGAGCGTCACGACGACCGTCGACGGCGAGGAGGTGCAGGTCGGCACCCCGACGGTCGGTGACGTCGGCCGGTTCGTGCTGCCCGCGCTGCCCACACCCGCGACGTACGTGCTGACGTTCACGCGCGCCGGCTACGGCACGCAGACCCTCGTCGTCGACCTGGCCGCGGGCGAGCAGCGCGACGACGTGCGGGTCGCGCTGCCCGCGGGCGCCGGGACCGTCCGGGGTCGCGTCGTCGACCCGGCGGGCGCGGGGCTCGGCGGCGTGCAGGTCGCCGCGGGCGGCGCGGGCGGGACCACGACCACGCTCACGGCCGGTGACGTCGGGGCGTTCACGCTCGCGGGCGTCGGCGCGGGCGAGCTCACGCTGGCCTTCACGAAGCCGGGCTACACCACGACGACCGTCGCGGTCGACGCCGCCGCAGGCTCGGCGGGGACCGTGACGCTGCGCCCCGCGGTCGGCAGCGTGACGGGTCGCGTGCTGCGCGGGGGTGCCGGCACCGCCGGCCTGACCGTGCAGGCCACCGACGGCGCCGAGGTCCGCACCACGACGTCCGCGCAGAGCGGTGCCCACGGCGCGGGCACGTACGCGCTCGAGGGCCTGCACGCGGGCCGCTGGACCGTGTCGGTCCTGGACGCCGACGGCCGTGCGCTGGCCACGACGCTCGTCGCCGTGAGCGGCGGCGCGGCGGCGCGCACCGACCTGACGG
This window harbors:
- a CDS encoding ATP-binding protein; translated protein: MSGTSSTTRAFEAAVGRRGAAWADAPAARAALDALTSDAPGLDALGPALDDLADACALAPSDRQVVAVALLAETHPVAHLLCGLLAGDGAAGLPTLALALELAGASVVDPVAHARLAPGGPLRRAGLLRLVAGATFATTRVGLRPRVVAHLLGRSDAAAEVRPLLAEAVPADVAGYADVAAALAADEPLVWVHAPVGAAGTGLAVAACRELDVACVVVDLTRLPFPAGAEGPDTATLHEAVRAAQLEAVLGRSVLVLAGAHLAGPDLVRLVADGAVPVVAVGATVWDPRWAPSLPPTVTAGRLTLAQRAERWAVMTGPDVATPDVVSLRMTPEEIVKVGRRARADAAREERGVDVDDVRRTARRLGGVAGSRVRTQGTAATLDDLVLPDHTRLEVERLVAWARHRDDVLALGDLHGKGGKGTGISALFSGSPGTGKTLAAHVVADTLGMDLFQVDLSAVVDKYIGETEKNLERVFGQAESLNAVLFFDEADALFGSRSAVTDAKDRYANQEVAYLLQRMEAAEGLTILATNLRGNLDPAFARRLHFMVHFPDPDVPTRRALWSHHLAQLPGTDPDDPVDLDLLAESVEVCGGDIRNVVLAATYDAVAARAPLGMRHVRAATLREVAKLGRRLTDPRW
- a CDS encoding DUF4255 domain-containing protein, whose product is MFRSPSGGAVLIPAVQDGLERLLRTALPLSEQQGDVVFDAPTSTWSATVNRLTVNLFLYDVARSSLPARMEAPVRHADGTVARRRFPLPMVELSFLVSAWAGSTRDEHQLLGDVLTRLIAHPTVPAELAPAALASPVQLAIASDERNRPRDLWSSLGGQVRASFTLVATVAADAYPWQDAPTAVAGVEAALSPHVDGRR
- a CDS encoding carboxypeptidase-like regulatory domain-containing protein, with amino-acid sequence MRAVSAPSALEVAPGGTGTVPLEVQNTSGVIDELTVQVLGVPAGAVDASPSRVVLFPDATAHVQLTFRLPETFPAGTHVLSVVLTGRAGGAAPAPLPVELTVPARPAARLGAAPTLVRARRRAAYTVRATNTGNVPLDLALRTVDTDRALSATLTPSTLHVPVAGVATSTVVVHAPRRLLGSDQDRAVRVEAAGVGDDAARGDVLLTLRHRPLVGRGVVTALVLLAIIAAWAAAMWFGMRMALGAEPVGKVAAGSFYAATVGAGATPDGALAKDGAVPVAVGATLAGTVISAVDGEGVGRLTVDALRRTRDGLVVVSSAATQADGTYTMSGLFPGPYLVRVQAAGYPSVWYPAAPDDTSARAVQAPAQQSTEGVDLRVEGDPASLTGTVEVGQTTREVVVDVTATAAWDGADPALTWTTTTQGGTYVFEGLPAPGTYALTFTAEGYAPTTATERVLGGQQRIATAVTLGAGTGQVTGVVTDGVNRLGGVSVTTTVDGEEVQVGTPTVGDVGRFVLPALPTPATYVLTFTRAGYGTQTLVVDLAAGEQRDDVRVALPAGAGTVRGRVVDPAGAGLGGVQVAAGGAGGTTTTLTAGDVGAFTLAGVGAGELTLAFTKPGYTTTTVAVDAAAGSAGTVTLRPAVGSVTGRVLRGGAGTAGLTVQATDGAEVRTTTSAQSGAHGAGTYALEGLHAGRWTVSVLDADGRALATTLVAVSGGAAARTDLTVPGA